One Micavibrio aeruginosavorus ARL-13 genomic window carries:
- a CDS encoding class I SAM-dependent methyltransferase, which produces MVSNTGQSDFVASLKSALGQGTFVKLSLSHYVGSEKDLKKIDVRKIIVKREEKLSFTYHYKTRDIVKNYDIPVAVGMIQKAVLSDFKAGTLFTTQYDLVLDKNTVKEKPASHTEVPSADHDRNKNRLVPSDGSHYLRDLKITDPNGRVFDKAQDKFRQINKYIEIIDGLTKNASPDHFKNIVDMGAGKGYLTFALYDYLKNIRNIDVKVMGVEYRPDLVMLCNQIAKNSSFDGLSFAQGAIDNFNADGVNMLIALHACDTATDDAIAKGIKAGSEFIIVAPCCHKQIRREMEKNGADATLGLLTRHGIFMERQAEMVTDTLRGMILEYHGYDVKIFEFISAEHTAKNVMIVAQKKKAGKTGQAKIAADIDAFKQQFGVSTHYLETIV; this is translated from the coding sequence ATGGTATCAAACACCGGACAGTCTGATTTTGTCGCGTCTCTGAAATCTGCCTTGGGGCAGGGGACCTTCGTCAAATTGTCTCTGAGCCATTATGTAGGTTCGGAAAAAGACTTGAAGAAAATCGACGTTCGTAAAATCATCGTGAAGCGTGAGGAAAAACTCAGCTTCACCTACCACTACAAAACCCGCGATATTGTAAAAAATTACGACATCCCGGTGGCCGTCGGCATGATTCAGAAGGCCGTGTTGTCGGATTTTAAGGCCGGGACGTTGTTTACAACGCAATATGACCTGGTGCTGGACAAAAACACGGTAAAGGAAAAACCGGCCAGCCATACCGAAGTTCCATCCGCCGACCATGACCGCAATAAAAACCGTCTGGTCCCATCGGATGGCAGCCATTATTTGCGCGATCTGAAAATTACCGATCCCAATGGCCGCGTGTTTGACAAGGCGCAGGACAAATTCCGCCAGATCAATAAATACATTGAAATTATTGATGGTCTGACCAAAAACGCATCGCCGGACCATTTCAAAAACATTGTCGATATGGGTGCGGGCAAGGGGTATCTGACCTTCGCGTTGTACGATTACCTGAAGAATATCCGCAATATTGATGTGAAGGTGATGGGCGTTGAATATCGCCCCGATCTGGTCATGCTGTGCAACCAGATTGCCAAAAATTCATCGTTTGATGGTTTGTCATTTGCCCAAGGTGCGATTGATAATTTCAACGCCGATGGCGTGAATATGTTGATCGCTCTGCACGCATGCGACACGGCGACCGATGATGCCATTGCCAAGGGGATTAAGGCGGGGTCCGAATTTATTATCGTTGCCCCGTGCTGCCACAAACAAATCCGGCGTGAGATGGAAAAGAACGGTGCGGATGCCACGCTAGGCCTTCTGACCCGCCACGGTATTTTCATGGAACGTCAGGCCGAAATGGTCACCGACACGTTGCGTGGGATGATCCTGGAATATCACGGGTATGACGTGAAGATTTTTGAATTTATTTCCGCCGAACACACAGCCAAAAACGTGATGATCGTGGCGCAGAAGAAAAAGGCCGGAAAGACCGGGCAGGCCAAAATTGCGGCGGATATTGACGCGTTTAAACAACAATTTGGCGTTTCGACCCATTATTTAGAAACAATAGTTTGA